The sequence GATCAACACCGTTCACGTGGATATGCTGATTGTTCCACTGCGTGACGAAGAAGACGAGTAAGTGCGTTAAATTCCCCTCACCCTAACCCTCTCCCAGAGGGAGAAGGAATAGATCGAGGATGTAGGCCGGGTAAGGCGAAGCCGCCACCCGGCTTTTTTATTCCGGTGTACCTGAATAGATATCAAACCGGTGCCCTTTCGTGGTCACCGCGTTAGTCGTGGCCACGTCCGCCAGCGGCGGCGCGTAGTCAGGGCGCTTCACCACCACCCGCTTCGTCGCGAGCTGTCTGGCAGGCTCCAGCAGACCATCTGCATCTAAATCCGGCCCCACCAGCGACTGAAACACCCGCATCTCTTTCTTCACCAGCGCACTTTTCTGCTTATGCGGGAACATCGGGTCGAGATAGACCACCTGCGGGCGCGGGGTGATATCAGTGAGCGCCGTCAGACTGGAGGCGTGGATCAACTGCAACCGCTCCTGCAGCCACGGGCCGATTTCCGGGTCCGCGTAGCCACGCGTCAGCCCGTCGTCGAGCAATGCGGCGACCACCGGGTTACGCTCCAGCATTCGCACACGACAGCCAACAGACGCCAGCACAAACGCATCGCGACCCAGCCCCGCCGTGGCATCGACCACGTCCGGGAGATAGTTCCCTTTAATGCCCACCGCTTTGGCCACCGCCTCGCCGCGACCGCCGCCGAACTTGCGCCGGTGCGCCATCGCACCGCCGACAAAATCGACAAAAATCCCGCCGAGTTTCGCTTCGTCGCGCTTACGTAATTCAAGATGCTTCGGTGTCATCACCAGCGCCATCAGGTTATCTTCATCGTGCTCCAGCCCCCAGCGGGTCGCCAGAACAGATAAGGCGCCGTCTCCGGCGCCTGTTTCATCCACTAAGCAGATTTTCACGAACTATCAGCCTTTGATCCCGTAATGCTCAAGCATCGCATCCAGCTGCGGTTCGCGGCCACGGAAGCGTTTGAACAGTACCATTGGCTCCTCAGAACCGCCGCGGGTCAGGATGTTATCGAGGAACGACTGGCCGGTTTCACGGTTGAAGATCCCCTCTTCTTCGAAGCGGGAGAAAGCATCCGCTGCCAGCACGTCGGCCCACAGGTAGCTGTAGTAACCTGCCGCATAGCCGCCTGCGAAGATGTGACTGAACGCATGCGGGAAGCGGCCCCAGGTTGGCCCAGGGATCACAGCAACCTGCTTTTTAATCTCGGCCAGCGTTTCGAGGATTTTCGCCCCTTGTTCCGGGCTAAACTCGGCGTGCAGACGGAAATCAAACAGGCCGAACTCCAGTTGACGCAGGATGAACATCGCTGCCTGATAGTTTTTGGCCGCCAGCATTTTATCCAGCAGCTCTTTCGGCAGCGGTTCGCCGGTCTCATAGTGACCAGAGATAAACGCCAGCGCGTCCGGCTCCCAGCACCAGTTTTCCATAAACTGGCTTGGCAGCTCGACCGCATCCCACGGTACCCCGCTGATGCCAGCCACGCCTGCGGTTTCGATGCGGGTCAGCATGTGATGCAGACCGTGACCGAACTCGTGGAACAGGGTGATCACTTCGTCGTGAGTGAACAGCGCAGGTTTGCCATTCACCGGACGGTTAAAGTTACAGGTCAGGTAAGCGACCGGCTTTTGCAGAGAACCGTCGGCTTTACGCATCTGGCCGACGCAGTCATCCATCCACGCTCCGCCGCGCTTATTCTCACGCGCGTAGAGATCAAGGTAGAAGCTACCGCGCAGCTCATTCTTGTCGTCATACAATTCGAAGAAGCGCACGTCCGGATGCCAGACGTCGATATCGGTTCGCTCTTTTGCAGTGATGCCGTAGATGCGCTTCACCACTTCGAACAGGCCGTTAACGGCTTTGTTTTCCGGGAAGTACGGGCGCAGCTGCTCGTCGCTGATGCTGTAAAGATGCTGCTTCTGTTTTTCGCTGTAGTACGCAATATCCCACGGCTGCAGTTCGTCCACGCCGAACTCCGCTTTCGCAAAAGCACGCAGCTGAGCCAGCTCTTTCTCACCCTGAGGACGGGCGCGTTTTGCCAGATCGGTCAGGAAGTCGAGCACCTGCTGTGGGTTCTCCGCCATTTTGGTGGCGAGGGATTTGTCGGCGTAGTTTTCGAAGCCCAGCAGCTGTGCCAGCTCGTGACGCAGGGCGAGGATTTCCGCCATCACCGGGCTGTTGTCCCACTTACCGGCATTCGGCCCCTGATCGGAGGCGCGCGTGCTGTAGGCGCGGTACATCTCTTCACGCAGGGCCTGGTTGTCGCAGTAGGTCATTACCGGCAGGTAGCTTGGGATATCCAGCGTTAACAGATAGCCTTCCTGCTCTTTCGCTTCGGCCTGCGCTTTTGCTGCTGCCAGCGCGCTTTCCGGCATCCCGGCCAGCTCGGATTCATCGGTAATCAGCTTCGTCCAGTCCATGGTGGCGTCGAGGACGTTGTTGCTGTACTGGTTGCCCAGCTCGGACAGGCGCGCGGCAATTTCACCGTAGCGAACCTGCTTCTCTTTTGGCAGACCAATCCCGGACAGCTCGAAATCACGCAGGGCGTTATCGACCGATTTTTTCTGCGCCGTGTTCAGCTCGGCGTAATGGTCGCCGTCACGCAGATCGCGATACGCTTTGTACAGCCCTTCGTGTTGGCCGACCCAGGTGCTGTACTCCGAGAGCAGCGGCAGGGTCTGTTCATAGGTCTCGCGCAGTTCCGGGCTGTTTTTCACCGAGTTCAGGTGGCTTACCGGGGAGAAGATACGCCCCAGCACGTCGTCCACTTCGGCCAGCGGCTGACACAGATTTTCCCAGGTGTACGGTGCGCCCTGCGCCACCACGCTTTCTACCGCCGCGCGGCAGTTGTCCAGCGATTGCGTAACGGCTGGAACCACATGCTCAGGGAGGATTTTAGAAAACGGCGGCAACGAAAAAGGCGTCAGTAATGGATTGGTCATAAACGCTGTCCTGTTGAAATAGGTGAATGAAGCGCGCATCCGGCGCTGTGCATATCATTAATTAATGGGGTTAAGTGTAGAGGATTTCAATGCCGGACGTCGTGGAAAAGCGCCCGGTGGCGCTGCGCTTACCGGGCCTGCGGGTAATCTGTGCCGTTCTGCTGTAAACTGTGGCAAATCGTCAATTCAGCGGAAAATCATTACCCATGCTCAGTTATCGCCACAGCTTCCACGCTGGCAACCATGCCGACGTCCTCAAACACACCGTTCAGAGCCTGATCATTGAATCGCTCAAAGAGAAAGAGAAGCCGTTTCTCTATCTGGACACCCACGCGGGCGCGGGCCGTTATCAGCTGAGCGGCGAGCATGCCGAGCGTACCGGTGAATATCTGGAAGGGATCGCCCGCATCTGGCAGCAGGACGACCTGCCAGCCGAACTGGAACCGTACATCGGCGTGGTGAACCACTTCAACCGCAACGGCCAGCTGCGCTACTACCCAGGCTCACCGCTGATTGCCCGCCAGTTGCTGCGCGAGCAGGACAGCATTCAGCTGACCGAACTGCATCCGAGCGATTTCCCGCTGTTGCGCTCTGAGTTTCAGAAAGATAACCGCGCCCGCGTGGAGAAAGCCGACGGCTACCAGCAGCTGAAAGCCAAACTGCCGCCCGTTTCCCGCCGCGGCCTGGTGCTGATCGATCCGCCGTACGAAATCAAAACCGACTATCAGGCGGTGGTGACCGGCATCCACGAAGGCTACAAACGTTTTGCCACCGGCACTTACGCCCTGTGGTACCCGGTGGTGCTGCGCGCGCAAATCAAACGCATG comes from Enterobacter kobei and encodes:
- the rsmJ gene encoding 16S rRNA (guanine(1516)-N(2))-methyltransferase RsmJ; its protein translation is MKICLVDETGAGDGALSVLATRWGLEHDEDNLMALVMTPKHLELRKRDEAKLGGIFVDFVGGAMAHRRKFGGGRGEAVAKAVGIKGNYLPDVVDATAGLGRDAFVLASVGCRVRMLERNPVVAALLDDGLTRGYADPEIGPWLQERLQLIHASSLTALTDITPRPQVVYLDPMFPHKQKSALVKKEMRVFQSLVGPDLDADGLLEPARQLATKRVVVKRPDYAPPLADVATTNAVTTKGHRFDIYSGTPE
- the prlC gene encoding oligopeptidase A — translated: MTNPLLTPFSLPPFSKILPEHVVPAVTQSLDNCRAAVESVVAQGAPYTWENLCQPLAEVDDVLGRIFSPVSHLNSVKNSPELRETYEQTLPLLSEYSTWVGQHEGLYKAYRDLRDGDHYAELNTAQKKSVDNALRDFELSGIGLPKEKQVRYGEIAARLSELGNQYSNNVLDATMDWTKLITDESELAGMPESALAAAKAQAEAKEQEGYLLTLDIPSYLPVMTYCDNQALREEMYRAYSTRASDQGPNAGKWDNSPVMAEILALRHELAQLLGFENYADKSLATKMAENPQQVLDFLTDLAKRARPQGEKELAQLRAFAKAEFGVDELQPWDIAYYSEKQKQHLYSISDEQLRPYFPENKAVNGLFEVVKRIYGITAKERTDIDVWHPDVRFFELYDDKNELRGSFYLDLYARENKRGGAWMDDCVGQMRKADGSLQKPVAYLTCNFNRPVNGKPALFTHDEVITLFHEFGHGLHHMLTRIETAGVAGISGVPWDAVELPSQFMENWCWEPDALAFISGHYETGEPLPKELLDKMLAAKNYQAAMFILRQLEFGLFDFRLHAEFSPEQGAKILETLAEIKKQVAVIPGPTWGRFPHAFSHIFAGGYAAGYYSYLWADVLAADAFSRFEEEGIFNRETGQSFLDNILTRGGSEEPMVLFKRFRGREPQLDAMLEHYGIKG
- a CDS encoding 23S rRNA (adenine(2030)-N(6))-methyltransferase RlmJ, with translation MLSYRHSFHAGNHADVLKHTVQSLIIESLKEKEKPFLYLDTHAGAGRYQLSGEHAERTGEYLEGIARIWQQDDLPAELEPYIGVVNHFNRNGQLRYYPGSPLIARQLLREQDSIQLTELHPSDFPLLRSEFQKDNRARVEKADGYQQLKAKLPPVSRRGLVLIDPPYEIKTDYQAVVTGIHEGYKRFATGTYALWYPVVLRAQIKRMIKDLEATGIRKILQIELAVRPDSDQRGMTASGMIVINPPWKLEAQMNNVLPWLHKTLVPAGTGHATVSWIVPE